The DNA window CGTCTCTCGGCGCGCCAGCACAGGGCGCTCACCGAGAACGTCGAGCTCGCGATGACGCTCGGTGCGACCTTCGTCGTGAGGAGGCGGAGGACGTGGCCGCCGAGATCGTCCGATTCGTCCGCGAGGAGACCGTCGCCGTCCTGATCGTCGGCCCCCCGTCGCGTCGCGGCCTCTTCGCGCGCCTCTTCCCCGGAATCGTCGACCGCCTCCTCTCCCGGGCGGACGGCTTCGACCTCCTCGTCGCGGACGCCGGAGGCGACGAGGAGCCTTGAGAGCGGACCCTCTGCGATGATCCGCGCGTGAGCGGACGCGTCGTCTATTCGAGCGACAAGGGGCGGGTCTGCCCGACGTGCGGCTGGCCGGCGAACGACTGCCGCTGCTCGAGGAAGCTCGACGAGCCGGTGCCTGCGAAGGTGACGGCGAAGCTGCGGATCGAGAAGAAGGGGCGCGGCGGGAAGAGCGTGACGGTCGTCGACGCGCTCCCGGACAACGGGCCCTTCCTCGAGGAGCTGGCGAAGGCGCTGAAGAAATCGTGCGCGGTAGGCGGCACGGTCCGGCCGGGCGCCATCGAGCTCGCCGGGGACGTGAGGGGCAGGGTCCGCCCGCTTCTGGCGGCACGCGGTTTCGTGGTCAAGGGCTGACG is part of the Holophagales bacterium genome and encodes:
- a CDS encoding stress response translation initiation inhibitor YciH translates to MSGRVVYSSDKGRVCPTCGWPANDCRCSRKLDEPVPAKVTAKLRIEKKGRGGKSVTVVDALPDNGPFLEELAKALKKSCAVGGTVRPGAIELAGDVRGRVRPLLAARGFVVKG